CTGGTTGCCCAGGATGATCAGCCAGCCATAGGCGCGCACGACTTGACCTATGAAGAAGGGCAGGAAAAGCGCGATGAGCAGCAGTTTGCGCAACGCGGCGGACGGCGTGCGCACCATCACGTAGGCGTAGGGGAAGGCGAGCACCAGGGTCACGACGGTGACGATCATGGCCCCCATGAGGCTGCGCGTCGCCACGGTCTGAAACAGGGATTCCGTCAGCGCGCGCCGGTAGTTGGCGAGCGTGTAGTCCTCCGACAGCAGGAAGGTGGAGGTGTCGAGCGTGCGCAAGCTCGCGTCGCCGATGTGGACGAGACCGAGCACCAGCAGGCCGACCAGCAGGATGGCCGGAGCCAGAAGCAGATATGGGATGGCGCGTCCGAAGCGGGCGGGCCACAGCGCGGCGGCGACGGCTTCGGCCGCATCCATGACGCGCCATCCGATCGGATAGGCTGTTCTTGCCGCGCGCACTCGTGTTTCCTTCTACCGTCCGGACAAGCCGCCGCAACCTGTGCGGCGGCTTGCTGCGATGACTAGCCCTGCATGATCGCCTTGAACTTCGAGAACCACTCGCTCTCATTCTCCACCTGCACCTTGGACGAGATGCGGATGAGGTGTTTGAAGTCCTCGTCCTTGGTCGGATAGGACGGGTCGCCGACGAGATCGGCCGGCGGGTTGACGCCGGGCACCACGCCGGGCAGGCCGAGACCATCCAGCCACACCTGCTGGGCTTCGACCGTCAGTGCATGGTTGATGTACTGCTTGGCCCAGTAGAGCTCGTTCTCCGGCAGGCCCTTCGGGATCCACAGGCCGTCCGTGTCGAACTTCGCGCCCTCTTCCGGAACAACCCACTCGATGTTGATGCCGTTCTTCTTGGCTTCGCGCGCGTTGGTCGAGATCGTGCAGGCGGCGTCGATCTCGCCCTTCTGGAACCAGGTGGTGAAGTCCGGGTCTTCGCCGAGCAGCGGCTTCTGTTCCTTCATCTTGGCGATGAAGTCCCAGGCCGGTTGCATGTTGCCGGGGATGTCCTCCAGCTTGCCGCCGCCGGCGACCTGGGCCGGGAAGTGGAAGCCGATGCCGTCATTGTAGAAGGCGATGCGTCCCTTGAACTTCGGGTCGAGCAGGTCCTTCCAGGACTTCGGCGCGCCGTTCGGGAAAGCCTCCGGACGGTAGGCCAGCACGTAAACATAGCCGTAGGTGTTGACGATCGGATAGCCGTCGAGCCCGACCGGCTTGGCGAGGTCGGTGGTGTTCTTGAGGTTGGGGAGGTCGGAGAGGTCCTCGGTCACGCCGCGCAGCGCCGACTTGGTGGCGTTGGTGGTGGTGTCCCAGTTGATGTGGATCGGCGGCACGCGGCCCTGCGCGACGGCCGCCCAGACCTTCGGCTGGATCTCGTTGTCCTCGGTCAGGTCGTGACGGACGGCGATGCCGGTCGCCTTGGTGAAGCTGTCGGAAACGCCGGCCTTCAGGGCTTCGACCCAGCTGCCGCCCCAGGCGCGGACGATGATCTCGGCCGGCTTTTCGGGCTCCTGCGCCCAGGCGGACCTGACGCCGAGACTGGAAAGCCCGGCGGCGCCGCCGAGTGCGGCCGCGCCCTGGAGGAAACTGCGGCGACGCATCGTGATGGAAGGAAATTTCGGTCGGCTCATGTTCATTCTCCTCTGGTTGGCCGTGTTCTGGCGATTTCCGGTCTGCTGCTGAAAACCAGCACGTCCCTGGCGTTCCAGCCAAGATGAACGGGCGCGCCGGGCTCGAACTGGTTGTGCCTTGCGGGATCGTGGTCGAAGACCCTCAACATCGGATCGTGCTGCAACGGCACGTCGATCTCGTAGACGATGCGGTCGCCCTCGAAGATCACGTCGGAGACCACACCCGGCAGGGTCGTTTCCAGGCCAGCGAGCGCGCCGGGATCAGCCGCAATCCGTATCTGCTCGGCGCGGATGGCTCCGAAGGCGGCCGCGCCCTCGCGCACCGCATCGCTCTCGTCGGCGAGGACGCCGCGAAAGTGGCGTTCACCCTGGGTGAAGGAGGCATGGCCGCCATCCACCGCGCCGACCGTTCCCGAAATGAAATTGGTGACGCCGATGAAGTTCGCCACGAAGGCGGTCGCGGGGCTGCGGTAGGTCGCAAGCGGAGCAGCCTTCTGCTCGATCTCCCCGCGGTCCATCACGATCACTTCGTCGGACACCACGAGAGCCTCGCGTTGGTCGTGCGTGACGTTGATCGTCGTGACGCCGAGCTCGCGCTGGATGCGGCGGAACTCGAGCTGCATCTCCTCGCGCAACTTGCGGTCGAGCGCGGCAAGCGGTTCGTCGAGGAGCAAGAGGTCAGGTTCGAAGACGAGGGCGCGGGCAATCGCCACGCGCTGCTGCTGCCCGCCCGAGAGCTCATGCATGCGCCGGCCGCCGAAGCCGCCCAGCTTGACCAGATCGAGGTAGCGTTCGACGCGCTCCGGAATGGTTCGCGCGTCTGCTCGCCGCATCTTCAGCGGAAAGGCGACGTTTTCCGCCGCCGTCATGTGCGGGAAGAGTGCAAGCTTCTGGAAGACCATGCCGATCGACCGCTTGTGCGGCGGCACGGCGCTGACCGCCCCACCGTTGATGAAGATCTCGCCATGCGTGGGACGCAGGAAGCCGGCGATCATCCTCAGAAGCGTCGTCTTGCCTGAACCGGACGGGCCAAGGATGGTGAGGAACTTG
This portion of the Mesorhizobium shangrilense genome encodes:
- a CDS encoding ABC transporter substrate-binding protein, whose amino-acid sequence is MSRPKFPSITMRRRSFLQGAAALGGAAGLSSLGVRSAWAQEPEKPAEIIVRAWGGSWVEALKAGVSDSFTKATGIAVRHDLTEDNEIQPKVWAAVAQGRVPPIHINWDTTTNATKSALRGVTEDLSDLPNLKNTTDLAKPVGLDGYPIVNTYGYVYVLAYRPEAFPNGAPKSWKDLLDPKFKGRIAFYNDGIGFHFPAQVAGGGKLEDIPGNMQPAWDFIAKMKEQKPLLGEDPDFTTWFQKGEIDAACTISTNAREAKKNGINIEWVVPEEGAKFDTDGLWIPKGLPENELYWAKQYINHALTVEAQQVWLDGLGLPGVVPGVNPPADLVGDPSYPTKDEDFKHLIRISSKVQVENESEWFSKFKAIMQG
- a CDS encoding ABC transporter ATP-binding protein, which translates into the protein MQDKVPDTARPASTVGINPPAVSVQDVSMVYDGFHAVRSASFALPRGKFLTILGPSGSGKTTLLRMIAGFLRPTHGEIFINGGAVSAVPPHKRSIGMVFQKLALFPHMTAAENVAFPLKMRRADARTIPERVERYLDLVKLGGFGGRRMHELSGGQQQRVAIARALVFEPDLLLLDEPLAALDRKLREEMQLEFRRIQRELGVTTINVTHDQREALVVSDEVIVMDRGEIEQKAAPLATYRSPATAFVANFIGVTNFISGTVGAVDGGHASFTQGERHFRGVLADESDAVREGAAAFGAIRAEQIRIAADPGALAGLETTLPGVVSDVIFEGDRIVYEIDVPLQHDPMLRVFDHDPARHNQFEPGAPVHLGWNARDVLVFSSRPEIARTRPTRGE